The window TAAGACGGTTGTGTCCGGAGTGCGCGACTTGGGAAATTTGTTCGGATATGATCTGGATTCGCGGCGGCTTCCGCAGCCTCTGAGCTGGGATCAGATTAGAGAGATGGCAACTAACGGGATACTATTCGGATCACACACGTGTTCTCATGTTAATCTGAGGCACACACCGGTCGAGAAGATCGAAGACGAGATCGTTGATTCGAAGAAAGAAATTGAGCAGAAACTCAATACGGCAGTTAGAGGCTTCGCATACCCGTATGGACAGGATGTCGAGGCTTACAGGAAAGTTCGGCCATTACTTGTACTACACGGGTTCACATATGCGTGCACTGCATCACCCGGAATCAATCGACTCCAGTCTGATCCATATGCGCTTGTGAGAGAGACACTTCCAGCGACGGAATCTGCGGCATTGTTACATCGCGAACTCTGTCTCGATTTCGTGGAGGACAAATAGGTATAGGCACATTCAACATGTTTGACGAACTCAAGAATCTCTCAAAGCACTCGCTGGTATACATGCTTGGTTCAATCGCCAGTAGGATGGTTGGCTTCCTGATGATACCGGTCTACACACGGTATCTCACACCATCTGATTATGGCGTCCTCGAGCTTGTAAGCCTCACGATCGATGTCGTTGGTATGCTGGCAGCACTCGGTGTCAACAGTGCAATAACGAGATTCTACTACGAGTACAAAGATCGTGATCAGAGGGACGAAGTTATCACGACAGGCCTTCTCTCGACCATTGTTCTCGCTTCCGTCCCCACCGCTCTGCTGATTGTTAAAGCGGGTTGGCTTTCGACGCTCGTTTTTGATGACATTCAGTACGGTTACTTCTTCCAACTCCTGCTGCTGGCCAATTTCCTCGATCTGGTTCTGGTGATTCCGATGACGGTGCTAACAATACGAGAGAAATCGACAACTTACGTGATATTTTCACTGATTCGACTTGCTCTCAGTCTGTCGCTCAACATCTATTTCGTCGTCGTTCTTGAGATGGGTGTGGTAGGAATACTCTACAGCAGTCTCATTTCGTCCGCGGTGAGTTGCGTGCTTCTGTGCCTGACAGTATTTGTGCGAATGAGAATACGCTTTTCGCTCGATAAAGCCATCAAAATGATCAAGTTTGGTTCTCCTCTGGTGGCCGCAGCTCTCGGCACATTCGTTCTTAATTTCGCAGACAGGTATTTCCTCGAGCATTTCACCAGTTTGAGGGAGGTTGGTCTATACGGACTCGGATACAAATTCGCGATCGCGCTGTCGCAGTTGCTTCACGGCCCATTCAATCTTATGTGGAACGTTTTTATGTTCAAGATTGCGGACCGTCCAGATGCAAAGCAGATGTATGCCCGAGTGATGACCTACAACTCATTCGTGGTCATTTTCGTTGCTCTAGGTATGGCTGTTCTGATAAAGGACGTTCTGAAGATCATGGTCACGCCGGAGTTCCAGGATGCTCACAGGATTGTCCCTCTGATTCTGGCCGGTTTCTACTTCTACTATATGATGCCTATTCTCGATGTTGGAATCATGCTCACTAAGAAGACATATTTGCGCGCCATGAATGTCACCATCGCTGCGATCGTGAACCTTGGACTGAACTATATTCTCATTTCGAGATTTGATATGATGGGCGCCGCGTACGCTACATTTCTGTCGTACTCATTTTTGGCGATTTTGACGCTGTATGTATCGGGAAGAGTGCTCAGTGTCCCCTATGAGTATTTTCGCTTGGCAAAAATGTATGTTTCGGCGTTATTGATATTTGCACTCAGCAGGATGATTGACTCGGATTCTCTCGCTCTGACCATCGCGGCGAAGACCGCAGTGGTCCTTATGTTTCCACTTGTCCTGATTCCGCTGAAGTTCTATGACGAGAAGGAACGACGGAAAATTGCCGAGTTGTCCAGACAATTTGCAGGGAAGCTCCTCAGACGCAATGTTGACTAATCGACATATACATGAAATCGGTATCGGATTTGATGCAGACGTCATGGTTCCGATGATCGGCACTGACCCACATCAGGTGAGGTAACTGTTGGCGCCAGATGTTCGCAAATCGGCACCGGATCGACTTCGATCCGACTCTGAAGGGTATCAATCCGGCCTCAAGATCACCTGGAAACACCTCTCAATCGCAGGACTCGCCATCATATCTGTTGTATCCGCGCTCGCGATGCTCAGGATGCCGGATAAGTTTCAGCTTGCTCTCATATTTGCCGTTCCGGGACTATTCTTTCTGATTGTGGTGCTGCTCAATCCATTCATCGGAGTATATATCTATCTTCTGTTTGAGTATCTCAGGCCATATGATCTTGTACCGGCGTTACTTCCTCTGAAAATACCGATGCTCGTGATCGGAATAACGACTGTTTCCTGGCTGATACGTGTATCGAAGACCGGCGGGTTCGAGATGCACAAATTCACCTGGGTCTATCTCAGTTTCGTGGCACTGATAGGATTCACCATCGTCACGGCAGACAATTATTACATCGCTCTTCTTGGATTCAGAGAGATGTGCCTCTTTTTCATCATGTACCTCATAGCTCTGGACAATGTCAATTCCTTCAGCCGGTATAACAAATTGGTCTGGCTGATGCTTCTGATACACTTCTTTTTCGCTTCGAAAGGCGTCTACAACTATCTGCTGGCTCAGGATGTGACAGGCGGTCAGCGAACCAGCGGAGCGGTTGGAACCTCCTTCCTCGCAGATGAAAACGACTTTGCACTTGCATTAAATGTGATGATCCCGTTCGCATTTTTTGCGTTAACGTACGCCAGGAAATTCATAACCAAGTTGTTCTCCTTTGCCGTACTGATGACACTGATGTTTGGCGTGGTATCGAGTTTCTCGAGAGGCGGCTGGCTCGGTCTGGTCGCAGCCGTCGGCTATTGCCTGTTGCGCTCAAAGCGGAAAGTAGTGACCATAAGTTTCGCGGTAGTTCTTCTCATTGCATTGGTGATCGTCGCCCCCCCAGAATATTGGAGTGAAGTATCTACTATCTCAGATACTCATGAATCTACGGCCGCCTCGAGATTGAATTACTGGGAAGCGGCTGTGCGTATGTATCTCGACTATCCAATAATCGGTGTAGGAGCCGGCAACGGTGGGTCGCACCTTGTAGATTATGTTACCGGATTCAAAGATCCGGCAACGCAGTGGGGGAGAGCATTTCACGGAACTGTGCCTCAGGTGCTGGCAGAGCTCGGGACGGTCGGCATCTGTCTGTATCTGGCCATGCTAATCATGGCTTTCCGCCACCTGCTGAGAATCAGAAGGGACGCTATTCGATCGGAAGACGGCACTCGGACAATTCAATTCGTCGATTCAGTTTTGGGTGGGATCATTGCATACATTGTGACAGCTACCTTTCTGTCAACAGCGTATTACCCACAGCTTTGGACGCTCTTCATGTTTGCAATGGTGCTCTTGAAAATAGATGCGGCTGATCGTCAGCAGGCAGCCGCTCGAACTGAATTGGAAGCAAATATCGCCACTCAGGACAGTCAGACGACGGTATGATATTAGATCTACGAAACAGACGAGCGTTCTATCTCAGTGATTTGGCCGATGCCACTGGGGAGTTCAGCATCAATCGGGACGGCGAGGTATCAATTTTATGGTAAGAGTTGTCGCATACGCCCATGAGCTTGAAGATTCATGGGCTGAATATGTTCAGAATACGGAGTCCTCAAACATATCTCACCGGTTAGAGTGGAGGTATGTCATTTCCGAGAGTCTCGGCCACAGACCGAGATACCTGGTTGCCCTGGATGATTCAAAAGTTGTCGGAATTCTCCCCCTGTTTGTAGTGACTACCTGGTGGAGAGCTAAGTACATCGTGTCGGTACCGTGGCTCGATTACGGCGGAGTTGTAGCTGACAGCGATGATGTTGAGATTCTGCTTCTTGACGAAGCGCGTCGTATCACGGAGGAAGAGGGTGCTAAGTTCCTTGAGTTGCGCTCTGTCAGTGCCGGTAGCGTGAAGATGGAAGAGCGTCTCGATAAAGCATCATTCATTCTGAAGCTGACCGACAATTCGGAGGATCTCTGGAAGTCGTTCAATGCCAAGCTCAGGAATCAGATCAGAAAAGCACAGAAGTCACAATTGTATACCGAAATCGGTGGGGTCGAATTGCTTGATGGCTTCTACGATGTTTTTTCGAGGAATATGCGCGATCTGGGTACGCCGGTGTGGGGGAAGGATTTCTTCCGGAGAATTCTGAGTGCATTCCCTCAGTCAGCAGAGATAATCCAGGTTAAGAAAGATGAAGATGTTGTTGCGGGGGGTCTGATTCTGTCATTCAAGAAATCGCAATATGTGCCATCAGCATCATCGCTTCGTTCATTCATAAATCTCTGTCCCAATCACGCCCTGTACTGGTCGGTGATAGCGAGAGCATGTGAGAGCAGATTCGACTACTTCGATTTCGGCCGATCGAGTTGGGACTCAGGTACATTCAATTTCAAGAAGCAATGGGGCGCTGAGCCGACCCAGCTCGTCTGGCAATATCACCTAAACAAGGCGACGGAAGTTCCCCTGATCAGCCCTGATAATCGGAAATACCGCACAGTGATCGGTCTTTGGAAAAAACTGCCGCTTGGGCTGGCAAATTACCTTGGACCGAAGCTTATTAGGAGTTTCCCGTGATCGCCGCGATTGAATCGAAACTGACTGGCAACAGCTGAGATTACTATGTTCTATTTTCTGGCACCGGCAGGTATTCCGATATCACTGGAGGACATCTCAAAGGCAGTCCGACTCAAGAAGTCAGGCATGTCGTATTCGGCGATCTTTCTCGAACACATCGCCAAGATCGTTGATTCCGACTATGCCTTCGATTTCAACTCGGGCAGGACTGCGCTTGCCGTGATTCTGGACGCCCTGTCAGAGCTTGCCGACGATGGAAGGAATGAAATTGTAATTCCTGCGTACACTTGCTACTCGGTGGCGTCGGCTGTCATAAGATGCGGACTGAAGATCAGATTATGCGACGTCGACCCCACGACTCTTGACTACGATTACGAAAAGCTGTATGAGACTGATACATCCCATGTATTGGCTGTTGTTGCATGTAGTCTGTTTGGAGTCTCATGCGACTGGGAATCACTCGGTCAACTGCAAAGGGAGAATGGTTACTTTTTGATTGACGACGCCGCACAGTCGTTTGGCGTCGAAAGCGACAAATGTGCGCCTGGCACTCGCGGCGACGTTGGCTTCTACAGCTTCGGTCGCGGAAAGAATCTGACTACTTATTCCGGCGGTGCAGCCGTAACTGACAACGATGACATCGCTCGAAAGATCGAAGAGAAATCGGCCGGACTGAGTCACACCAGTCGTGTGTCCGATGGCATTGCGCTTGGCAAGATGCTGGCGTACGGCCTGCTGTTGCGACCGGAACTCTATTGGATTCCCAACTCGATCCCGTTTCTCGGTATCGGAGAGACTATCTTCGATCCCGACTTTCCGATGGCGCGCATGCGTGAGATGAACTGCCGCTTGGGCAGTGTTCTGCTGGATAGAATAGGCTTGTTGAATTCTATTCGTATCGGCATTGCTGACACGCTGTTGAACCGACTGCGTGATTGTCCCGATCTCGAATTCCCCGGCTATGAAGGTGGCGCGGTTATTCCATACCTGCGATTGCCGATCCTGATGGCTAATAAATCGGTTAGAGATACGGCAATAAGTCGATTGCGAGCAGCCGGAATTGGTGCGTCGCCCATGTATCCGTCGACTATTGCCGAAATTCCGGCAATTGATGCACATCTTGGTGAAAGAAGTGGCGAGTTGCCCGGCGCAAAGGAAATAGCGGACCGCCTGCTCACACTTCCAACTCATCCGTATGTAACTGGACAAGACATTGAGAGAATGATAAAATTGGTGACTTCAGTTGTAACCAAGGGCGGTGAATAGAATCTTGAAATCACTGATCAAGTACATATTCTGCTTTGTAGCATACTACTGCGGACTGGTGTTTCTCTCCCGGGTTTTCTTCAGGTCACGATCTGCGCTCATCCTGACTTATCATCGAGTTTTATCAAAAGACGAGAAGGCGCGTTGTATCTCGCAGCCCGGCATGGTCGTCAGTGCAGATTCGTTCAGGTGGCAGATGGAGTATCTGAATAGAACATGCAGTGTGGTTTCACTGAGCGAGTTGATAGACAGCGTCGGAGCCGGACACAATAACGATAGAATTTGTGCGGTCACATTCGATGACGGGTGGCAGGATGTATACGTCAACGCATATCCGATCCTGAGAGCGATGAATCTCAGTGCGACGGTCTTCCTGACAACAGGATTCATCGGCACGAAGAGGCTTTTCTGGCCTGAACGTCTCACCGCAGCTCTCTTGCCAGACAGCACAATCAGTGAACAGGCGCTTGAGCAGCTTTCGGAGATAGACAATCAGTGTGCAGAACTCGTGAGAGAGGTAGGCACTCATTCCGACCGAAAATCACGAACAGAACGGATAGACTTCTTGATAGAGAGGCTAAAACTCCTCAAGCTCGCTGATAGAGAGGCATTCGTGAAGACTATCGACCAGATAAGCGATGAACCTGGTCGATCCGAAGAATCTCGTCATCTGCTGAATTGGGACGAGGTGGCCGAAATGAAGGCTGGTGGTATTTCATTTGGATCGCACACGGTCAACCATGTCCTCCTCACGAAAGTGTCGCTCGATGAAGCTGAGCGAGAGATTCGAGAGTCAAAGACTGATTTGGAGAATAAACTTGGTGAACCAGTTGACCTTTTCGCTTATCCTAATGGCAACTGGAACGAAGCAGTGAGGGATATGGTGCGGGACATTGGATTCAGGGCAGCGGTTATCGCCGCGAATCGACGGAATAGTCGCGAGACCGATCCATATCTGTTCGGCAGACTGAATATCCACGAGGGAATGTCGCTCTCGCCCTGGAAGCGGTTCTCGCGTGCGCTGTTTGCCTGCGAAACAAGCGGCTTTCTGAGTCTCTTCAGTAAGTTGCCAAAACATTATTGACATTATGACTGCGAACAAGACAAACATCCTGCATCTAATTGAAACATCAGAGCCAGGTGGTGCTGAAACGGTGCTCGCAAACATCGCGAAGAATCTCGCTTCGGAGCTGTTCAATTCATTGGTCTGTGTGCTGGAGGATGGCTGGCTCACGGAGCACTTGAAGAAACTCGGCGTGCCATATATTGTCCTCGAAAACAGGTGGTCGTACGATCCGTTGTTTCTGATCAGGCTCGCACGGCTGATTAATCGCGAGAAAATAGACATAATCCACTCACACGAGTTCATGATGACTGTGTACGGCGCAGTTGCCGCGAGGTTGACCCGGACCCCGATGATCGGTACTATGCATGGTAAAGTGTACTACCCGGAGAAAGCTCGTCGAGTCAGAATGCTCAAATTCGCGTTTTCTCTTTCATCAAAGATGATCGCCGTTTCAGAGGATTTGAGAAAGTACCTTGCAGGACTGTTTGGGACAGAATCCGAGAAGCTGATCACATTGTATAACGGCATTGATCTTAAGAAGTACAGCTCTATCGAATCCAGACAGCAGTCGAGAGACAGTTTGTCTATTCCTGAAGGCGCGCCGGTTGCAGGAACTGTCGGTAGTCTATTCAAAGTGAAGGGCATCAATTTTCTGCTGGATGCTATACCGAATATCAGGAAGGATCATCCTGAATTTGTGCTTCTGATTGCGGGTGAAGGCGAGCAGGAGAGTACTTTGAAAGCGCAGGCCGAATCGCTCGTTCTCGGCGAATCGGTCAGATTTCTCGGATTCCGGGATGATGTTCCGAGGATTCTGAATGCATTGGATGTTTATGTTTGCTCGTCGCTATCAGAAGGACATTCGCTGTCGATTCTCGAAGCTATGGCGCTGTCTGTTCCGATTGTAGCCACGGAAGTGGGCGGTAATCCGGAGTTGATAGAGCATGACAAGAATGGCATGCTTGTCAAGGCGGAAGACCCATCAGCGCTCGCTGCGGGCATATCCTCTCTTCTGCGCGACCCCGCTCTCAGAGAGAGGTTTGGACAAGCGAGCCGATCAATAGTAGAGGAGAGATTCTCGCTCGATTCGATGATTAGCAAATATTCGAAACTGTATGAAGGGCTGCTGTCGTGACCCTGTCCATCGTGCTGCATACGCTGTTCTGGATTTCCGTTATCCTCACATTTTGGACATATATGGGATACTACCTCTTTCTTCGCATATACTCTGTTGTTGTATCGAAGAGTGTCGAACGGGATAATATCACGCCCGGAGTCAGCATCGTGATTACCGCGCACAATGAACAGAAGACAATCGGACCGAAAATAGAAAGCTGCCTGGCTCTCGATTATCCCGGGGAGAAGCTTGAGATCATAGTTGCATCAGATGGTTCCGACGATAGAACCAATGAAATCGTAAGCCAGTACAGGGATAGCGGTGTCGAGCTTATTGCTATACCGGAGCGAAACGGGAAGCACTACGCCCAGAAAAAGGGAATCGACGCGGCCTGTCATGAGATCATCGTGCTGACGGATGCGACGACATTTCTTGAGGCCGATTCGATCAGCAAGATCGTAAGGAGTTTTGCCGATCCCGGAATTGGATGCGTGTCCGGCAGGGACAGAATTGCAGAATCGGAGGAACCGTCCCAGGGAGAAGGTCTCTACGTGCGGTATGAGATGTCGCTTAGATCGCTCGAATCGAGAGTATCATCTCTGATCGGTGTAAGCGGATCGTTCTTCGCAGTGCGAAAAGAAATATGTGATACATGGTACTCCGACATGTCGAGCGATTTTTTCATTCCGATCGTGGCTTACATGCAGGGCTTCAGGACCGTACTCGACGACGAGGCAATAGGCTCATACACCCTTGTGAAGAACCCGGAGCAGGAATTCCAGCGGAAGGTTCGCACTATTGTCCACGGAGTTGAAGTGGCGTGTCGACTCCGAAGAATTCTGAATCCACTCGTATACGGATTCTATTCTTTTCAGATGCTCAGTCACAAGTGTATGAGATGGCTGGTTCCATATTGTCTGATAATCTGCCTGGCGACAAACAGCATGCTCGCGGGCACTTCTGTGTGCTTTGATATCTTACTGGCAGCACAATTCATATTCTATCTCTCAGCAGTTGCAGCATTTCTGATCAAGCCGCTCGAAAGGCATTCGCTATTCAGGATACCTTTCTTTTTTGGTATGGCGAACCTGTCGATTCTGATCGCATGGTGGAAGTATATCAGTGGCGAGCGATATGTTACCTGGGATCGGACCAATAGATGAAGGTATGCCACTTGATCTCCGGCGATTTGTGGGCTGGTGCTGAGGTGCAGACATATACATTGTTGTGCTCACTGGCTGCGTTGCCTAATCTGCATGTTACGGCCGTTGTGCTAAATGAAGCTCGGCTGGCGGAAAAACTGCGGGAAGCAGGCATCGAAGTGTCTGTCATTGATGAATCCAGGCATGGTTTCTTCGAAATCAAGAGCCGTCTACAGAAAGAGCTTTCGACAAGTCAGCCGGATATCCTGCACACACACCGCTACAAAGAGAATATCCTGGGTGGACTCGTGAAATCGAAATGCCGGATACGTCACCTCATTCAGACAGTGCATGGCATACAAGAAGGTTTCAGCGGTCTGAAGCGCTTCAAAATGAATATGTACACTTACATGAATGATCGATTCACTCGCAGCTGCTTCTCAAGAGTTGTCGCAGTCTCCAAAGATATCGAGAGGCATCTTGCAGCTAAGTATGGATCGGACAGGGTTGTCGTCAT is drawn from Candidatus Zixiibacteriota bacterium and contains these coding sequences:
- a CDS encoding FemAB family PEP-CTERM system-associated protein; amino-acid sequence: MVRVVAYAHELEDSWAEYVQNTESSNISHRLEWRYVISESLGHRPRYLVALDDSKVVGILPLFVVTTWWRAKYIVSVPWLDYGGVVADSDDVEILLLDEARRITEEEGAKFLELRSVSAGSVKMEERLDKASFILKLTDNSEDLWKSFNAKLRNQIRKAQKSQLYTEIGGVELLDGFYDVFSRNMRDLGTPVWGKDFFRRILSAFPQSAEIIQVKKDEDVVAGGLILSFKKSQYVPSASSLRSFINLCPNHALYWSVIARACESRFDYFDFGRSSWDSGTFNFKKQWGAEPTQLVWQYHLNKATEVPLISPDNRKYRTVIGLWKKLPLGLANYLGPKLIRSFP
- a CDS encoding oligosaccharide flippase family protein, which codes for MFDELKNLSKHSLVYMLGSIASRMVGFLMIPVYTRYLTPSDYGVLELVSLTIDVVGMLAALGVNSAITRFYYEYKDRDQRDEVITTGLLSTIVLASVPTALLIVKAGWLSTLVFDDIQYGYFFQLLLLANFLDLVLVIPMTVLTIREKSTTYVIFSLIRLALSLSLNIYFVVVLEMGVVGILYSSLISSAVSCVLLCLTVFVRMRIRFSLDKAIKMIKFGSPLVAAALGTFVLNFADRYFLEHFTSLREVGLYGLGYKFAIALSQLLHGPFNLMWNVFMFKIADRPDAKQMYARVMTYNSFVVIFVALGMAVLIKDVLKIMVTPEFQDAHRIVPLILAGFYFYYMMPILDVGIMLTKKTYLRAMNVTIAAIVNLGLNYILISRFDMMGAAYATFLSYSFLAILTLYVSGRVLSVPYEYFRLAKMYVSALLIFALSRMIDSDSLALTIAAKTAVVLMFPLVLIPLKFYDEKERRKIAELSRQFAGKLLRRNVD
- a CDS encoding DegT/DnrJ/EryC1/StrS family aminotransferase, with protein sequence MFYFLAPAGIPISLEDISKAVRLKKSGMSYSAIFLEHIAKIVDSDYAFDFNSGRTALAVILDALSELADDGRNEIVIPAYTCYSVASAVIRCGLKIRLCDVDPTTLDYDYEKLYETDTSHVLAVVACSLFGVSCDWESLGQLQRENGYFLIDDAAQSFGVESDKCAPGTRGDVGFYSFGRGKNLTTYSGGAAVTDNDDIARKIEEKSAGLSHTSRVSDGIALGKMLAYGLLLRPELYWIPNSIPFLGIGETIFDPDFPMARMREMNCRLGSVLLDRIGLLNSIRIGIADTLLNRLRDCPDLEFPGYEGGAVIPYLRLPILMANKSVRDTAISRLRAAGIGASPMYPSTIAEIPAIDAHLGERSGELPGAKEIADRLLTLPTHPYVTGQDIERMIKLVTSVVTKGGE
- a CDS encoding glycosyltransferase family 2 protein; this translates as MTLSIVLHTLFWISVILTFWTYMGYYLFLRIYSVVVSKSVERDNITPGVSIVITAHNEQKTIGPKIESCLALDYPGEKLEIIVASDGSDDRTNEIVSQYRDSGVELIAIPERNGKHYAQKKGIDAACHEIIVLTDATTFLEADSISKIVRSFADPGIGCVSGRDRIAESEEPSQGEGLYVRYEMSLRSLESRVSSLIGVSGSFFAVRKEICDTWYSDMSSDFFIPIVAYMQGFRTVLDDEAIGSYTLVKNPEQEFQRKVRTIVHGVEVACRLRRILNPLVYGFYSFQMLSHKCMRWLVPYCLIICLATNSMLAGTSVCFDILLAAQFIFYLSAVAAFLIKPLERHSLFRIPFFFGMANLSILIAWWKYISGERYVTWDRTNR
- a CDS encoding O-antigen ligase family protein, which codes for MAPDVRKSAPDRLRSDSEGYQSGLKITWKHLSIAGLAIISVVSALAMLRMPDKFQLALIFAVPGLFFLIVVLLNPFIGVYIYLLFEYLRPYDLVPALLPLKIPMLVIGITTVSWLIRVSKTGGFEMHKFTWVYLSFVALIGFTIVTADNYYIALLGFREMCLFFIMYLIALDNVNSFSRYNKLVWLMLLIHFFFASKGVYNYLLAQDVTGGQRTSGAVGTSFLADENDFALALNVMIPFAFFALTYARKFITKLFSFAVLMTLMFGVVSSFSRGGWLGLVAAVGYCLLRSKRKVVTISFAVVLLIALVIVAPPEYWSEVSTISDTHESTAASRLNYWEAAVRMYLDYPIIGVGAGNGGSHLVDYVTGFKDPATQWGRAFHGTVPQVLAELGTVGICLYLAMLIMAFRHLLRIRRDAIRSEDGTRTIQFVDSVLGGIIAYIVTATFLSTAYYPQLWTLFMFAMVLLKIDAADRQQAAARTELEANIATQDSQTTV
- a CDS encoding glycosyltransferase, translated to MTANKTNILHLIETSEPGGAETVLANIAKNLASELFNSLVCVLEDGWLTEHLKKLGVPYIVLENRWSYDPLFLIRLARLINREKIDIIHSHEFMMTVYGAVAARLTRTPMIGTMHGKVYYPEKARRVRMLKFAFSLSSKMIAVSEDLRKYLAGLFGTESEKLITLYNGIDLKKYSSIESRQQSRDSLSIPEGAPVAGTVGSLFKVKGINFLLDAIPNIRKDHPEFVLLIAGEGEQESTLKAQAESLVLGESVRFLGFRDDVPRILNALDVYVCSSLSEGHSLSILEAMALSVPIVATEVGGNPELIEHDKNGMLVKAEDPSALAAGISSLLRDPALRERFGQASRSIVEERFSLDSMISKYSKLYEGLLS
- a CDS encoding polysaccharide deacetylase family protein produces the protein MKSLIKYIFCFVAYYCGLVFLSRVFFRSRSALILTYHRVLSKDEKARCISQPGMVVSADSFRWQMEYLNRTCSVVSLSELIDSVGAGHNNDRICAVTFDDGWQDVYVNAYPILRAMNLSATVFLTTGFIGTKRLFWPERLTAALLPDSTISEQALEQLSEIDNQCAELVREVGTHSDRKSRTERIDFLIERLKLLKLADREAFVKTIDQISDEPGRSEESRHLLNWDEVAEMKAGGISFGSHTVNHVLLTKVSLDEAEREIRESKTDLENKLGEPVDLFAYPNGNWNEAVRDMVRDIGFRAAVIAANRRNSRETDPYLFGRLNIHEGMSLSPWKRFSRALFACETSGFLSLFSKLPKHY